One stretch of Lucilia cuprina isolate Lc7/37 chromosome 6, ASM2204524v1, whole genome shotgun sequence DNA includes these proteins:
- the LOC124421002 gene encoding L-lactate dehydrogenase-like — protein sequence MFRKLTSALYQVTHQQLMTTLTRTKTATLKNTIGELKSSIAQSFFRYEQPLRTSCNKKITIVGSEKTSLPMAKNCLDRELCQQICIMDLQAKKENTKTNLLLSCSPHIKATKHFQDTSNSDLIILTKDIQNRKDTTKTTTIKDTLEQYTNVMKNLIPNLVKYSPNTIFLIDTEQADVVTYVAWKLSRLPKNRVLSPKQIKDFIQEPITYSDQGTADVAAKIIENYHRILLSTLPQVKSNEDNSSKFSQIFSSTFCKTMEPNLNDCRKIIV from the coding sequence ATGTTTCGTAAATTAACCTCGGCTTTATATCAGGTGACCCACCAACAATTAATGACCACCTTAACAAGAACCAAAACTGCCACGCTGAAAAATACCATTGgtgaacttaaaagctctataGCTCAAAGCTTTTTTCGCTACGAGCAGCCGCTAAGAACTAGCTGTAATAAGAAAATCACTATTGTGGGTTCGGAGAAGACTAGTCTGCCAATGGCAAAGAATTGTTTGGATCGTGAACTTTGTCAACAAATTTGTATAATGGATTTACAAGCAAAAAAAgagaatacaaaaacaaatctatTGCTCTCCTGTAGTCCACACATAAAGGCCACTAAACACTTTCAGGATACAAGTAATTCGGATTTGataattttaactaaagatATACAAAATCGAAAGGATACTACCAAAACTACGACAATTAAAGATACTTTAGAACAATATACTAATGTGATGAAAAATCTTATACCAAATCTAGTGAAATATAGTCCAAATACTATATTTTTAATCGATACCGAACAAGCAGATGTTGTGACCTATGTGGCTTGGAAACTATCACGTTTACCCAAGAATCGAGTGTTGAGtcctaaacaaataaaagacTTTATACAAGAACCTATAACATATAGTGATCAGGGTACTGCTGATGTTGCtgcaaaaattattgaaaattatcatCGCATACTGTTGTCTACTTTGCCCCAAGTGAAATCGAATGAAGATAATTCCTCTAAATTTTCGCAAATATTCAGTTCGACTTTTTGCAAAACCATGGAACCAAATCTAAACGATTGTCGCAAAATTATTGTCTGA
- the LOC111680069 gene encoding uncharacterized protein LOC111680069 yields MESMEYEMARNMTLLFFLERLLDKGEPRTVHDLSCQFGNKEFTKEMRQIAGGSQSGLKKFLAQYPSIFLVDGDYVQVNCYQHSNSDDGSYGGRRDYIKEAKDYFKNKLLQYGVGVEVPVRSLLGHRSQASPQVRHISGQHIKEFTEFLSKHTDTFTVVDDHVTLVGCEDMEELPARERLHLPQTNIDTRGTQQMLDFFAQCIELKGPMTVDQLFHLVTTKFPQEQWLRMFKTPSDLMTFLRLFSDCFHIQANLVTLLQKPKLSDSHIQQSQAKSREQYNAMNNNRNNQQNNQANDKQAQQQQQQSTPQQVSAVQQRLLSPALRNNSSQQNANTNNNNNNIASPNFKLNAPVSSHVSGNGDLSQNRSEPNSGFDSYIPISEMKLENLCERNYPTPNQCSSYGGGHNNQQQQQPAGANHTQNPPAITLPPQPPTERLNSANQTLKQRINNLVIRTLAENYEKDKQSLANQQAGTVGYNPQNSPHNSPSHNANSVGHNSTNNSPYTNTPSHNYFVGDTWKIKVLQNTSVIANIKQSLFVTEAMLKFAQQNPNQSIVISLDCEGINLGVKGEITLIEIGTTRGEAFIFDVRTCPEMINDGGLKALLEHDNVIKVVHDCRNDAVNLYLQFGILLRNVFDTQAAHAIVQYQENGKQVYKAKYISLNSLCEQYNAPINPIKEQLKQIYRRDQKYWAKRPLTREMLLYAAGDVLVLINDQLYGNLTRQIKPENLQLFSELCTEQILMHIKPNEVKIRKKQRKISTEVSDLKNKLAQTNKSIVLSNREIRLLRYMDLTEDEKERLKGYYKVAKKLEKMESSGQQNKDQSDSEDEQEVNENDNFPSLDSVPSDNSLTGTFSPRFSSEPPSLTESMQMMDEILSNQSMDRVAKIDKLEAILSAVTLLPSDQIITSNSMQDQLGTTIATTDNLQIVREKTKNMKNCNCHGEARSTTPTTNTRSVNSDKGQVKMIDAASQTLSTGDIVITKIIFEDEHEKAKEKVMTSSPKRNNS; encoded by the exons GTTTGAAGAAATTTTTGGCTCAATATCCTTCCATTTTTCTTGTGGACGGCGATTACGTGCAAGTGAATTGTTATCAACATTCCAATTCGGATGATGGCAGCTACGGTGGCAGACGTGATTACATTAAAGAGGCTAAagactattttaaaaataaattattgcaatACGGCGTTGGTGTCGAGGTACCAGTGCGCAGTCTATTGGGTCATAGATCACAAGCATCACCACAAGTGAGACATATATCAG GCCAACACATTAAAGAGTTTACGGAATTCTTGTCGAAACATACTGATACCTTTACGGTAGTAGACGATCATGTCACTTTAGTCGGTTGCGAAGATATGGAAGAATTGCCGGCTCGAGAACGTTTGCACTTGCCGCAAACCAATATCGATACCCGGGGTACACAGCAAATGTTAGATTTCTTTGCTCAGTGCATAGAGCTGAAGGGACCTATGACAGTGGATCAACTTTTCCACTTAGTCACCACCAAATTTCCCCAGGAACAATGGTTGAGAATGTTTAAGACTCCCAGCGATTTGATGACATTTTTGCGTTTGTTTTCCGATTGCTTTCACATACAAGCCAATCTAGTCACTCTTCTACAGAAACCCAAACTTAGTGATTCACACATACAACAGTCTCAAGCTAAATCCCGAGAGCAGTACAATGCTATGAATAATAATCGCAATAATCAGCAAAACAATCAAGCCAACGATAAACAGgcgcaacagcagcagcagcaatcaACACCCCAGCAAGTGAGTGCTGTGCAGCAACGTTTGCTTTCGCCTGCTTTGCGCAACAATAGTTCTCAACAAAATGCCAATacgaataataacaacaataatattgctTCACCCAATTTCAAGTTAAATGCTCCCGTTTCCTCGCATGTCTCGGGCAACGGTGATTTGTCACAAAATCGTTCGGAACCCAATTCGGGTTTCGACAGCTATATACCCATATCCGAAATGAAATTGGAAAATCTATGTGAACGCAACTATCCCACACCCAATCAATGCTCCTCCTATGGAGGCGGGCACaacaatcaacaacaacagcagccagCAGGTGCCAATCATACACAAAATCCACCTGCTATTACTTTGCCACCCCAACCGCCCACAGAGCGTTTAAACAGTGCCAATCAAACTTTAAAACAGCGTATCAACAATCTGGTTATACGCACTTTAGCCGAAAACTACGAGAAAGACAAACAATCTTTAGCCAATCAACAGGCTGGTACTGTTGGCTACAATCCTCAAAACTCACCCCACAACAGTCCAAGTCACAATGCCAATTCTGTCGGCCATAATTCAACTAATAATTCTCCTTACACAAATACTCCTAGTCATAATTATTTCGTTGGTGATACTTGGAAAATTAAGGTTCTACAGAATACCAGTGTCATTGCCAACATTAAACAATCGCTGTTTGTTACGGAAGCCATGTTGAAGTTTGCCCAACAAAACCCAAATCAATCGATTGTCATTTCGCTAGATTGCGAGGGCATTAATTTGGGTGTCAAGGGTGAGATTACCTTAATAGAGATTGGCACTACTCGAGGCGAAGCATTTATTTTTGATGTGCGCACTTGTCCCGAAATGATTAATGATGGCGGTCTTAAGGCCTTGTTGGAACATGACAATGTCATTAAGGTGGTGCATGATTGTCGCAATGATGCTGTCAATTTGTATTTACAGTTTGGTATTCTATTGCGTAATGTTTTCGATACACAG GCTGCCCATGCTATTGTTCAATATCAGGAAAATGGCAAGCAAGTGTACAAGGCCAAATACATTTCATTGAATTCATTGTGTGAACAATACAATGCCCCCATTAATCCCATCAAGGAGCAGCTGAAACAAATCTATCGTCGTGATCAAAAGTATTGGGCTAAACGTCCTTTAACTCGTGAAATGTTACTCTATGCTGCCGGAGACGTATTAGTCTTAATCAATGATCAATTGTATGGCAACTTAACAAG ACAAATCAAACCAGaaaatttgcaattattttcTGAACTTTGTACCGAACAAATATTAATGCATATCAAACCAAATGAAGTTAAAATACGCAAAAAGCAACGTAAAATAAGTACTGAAGTATCGGATCTCAAAAATAAATTGGCCCAAACAAATAAGAGTATTGTATTGTCCAATAGGGAAATACGTTTATTAAG ATATATGGACTTGACAGAAGATGAAAAGGAACGTTTGAAGGGTTACTATAAGGTAGCTAAGAAACTGGAGAAAATGGAATCTTCAGGACagcaaaataa AGATCAAAGTGATTCCGAGGATGAGCAGGAAGTCAATGAAAATGACAATTTTCCCAGTTTGGATTCAGTGCCATCGGATAACTCTTTAACTGGCACATTTTCGCCACGTTTTAGCTCGGAACCACCCAGTTTAACTGAATCTATGCAAATGATGGATGAAATCTTATCGAATCAATCTATGGATCGTGTGGCTAAAATTGATAAATTGGAAGCAATTCTATCGGCTGTGACTTTATTGCCCAGTGATCAA attattacATCTAATTCTATGCAGGATCAACTGGGTACAACAATTGCTACTACGGATAATCTACAAATTGTTAGAgagaaaacgaaaaa CATGAAAAATTGCAACTGCCATGGTGAGGCAAGAAGTACTACACCCACTACCAATACACGATCGGTCAATTCGGATAAGGGTCAAGTGAAAATGATTGATGCAGCATCACAAACTCTAAGTACTGGAGATATTGTTATAACGAAAATCATATTTGAAGATGAACATGAAAAGGCCAAAGAAAAAGTAATGACTTCATCGCCAAAACGTAATAactcataa